From a region of the Brachionichthys hirsutus isolate HB-005 chromosome 9, CSIRO-AGI_Bhir_v1, whole genome shotgun sequence genome:
- the gabra5 gene encoding gamma-aminobutyric acid receptor subunit alpha-5 produces the protein MRRLWVCVLLVSITCRLSLSQDATGTPTEAELNNNITIFTRILDGLLDGYDNRLRPGLGEKVTEIKTNIFVTSFGPVSDTEMEYTIDVFFRQSWKDERLCFKGPMEMLPLNNLLASNIWTPDTFFLNGKKSIAHNMTTPNKLLRLKDDGTLLYTMRLTISAECPMQLEDFPMDAHACPLKFGSYAYPVSEVVYTWTQGAAKSVVVADEGSRLNQYHLIGQTAGTEDIYTSRGQYTVMMAHFYLKRKIGYFVIQTYMPCFMTVILSQVSFWLNRESVPARTVFGVTTVLTMTTLSISARNSLPKVAYATAMDWFIAVCYAFVFSALIEFATVNYFTKRSWAWDGKKAMEAQQPKKKDPLALSKKPNNTCSTGVNYTTNLMKDASIATISNSTAVQLRPCETKTPDPKKTYNSVSKIDKMSRIVFPVLFGTFNLVYWATYLNREPVIKGAV, from the exons ATGAGacgtctgtgggtgtgtgtcctgctggtgAGCATCACCTGCCGTCTGAG CCTCTCCCAGGATGCAACTGGAACTCCCACGGAGGCCGAACTGAATAACAACATCACCATCTTCACGCGCATCCTGGACGGCCTGCTGGATGGTTATGACAACAGACTCCGCCCTGGCCTGGGGG AAAAGGTGACGGAGATCAAAACCAACATTTTCGTCACCAGCTTTGGACCGGTCTCCGACACTGAGATG gAGTACACTATCGATGTGTTCTTCCGTCAGAGCTGGAAAGACGAACGGCTCTGCTTCAAAGGCCCGATGGAGATGCTCCCCTTGAACAATCTCCTGGCCAGTAACATCTGGACTCCAGACACATTTTTCCTCAACGGGAAGAAATCCATCGCCCATAATATGACTACGCCTAACAAGCTGCTGCGGCTGAAAGACGACGGGACTCTGCTCTACACCATGAG GCTGACCATATCAGCAGAATGCCCCATGCAGCTGGAAGATTTCCCGATGGATGCCCATGCTTGTCCCCTTAAATTTGGAAGCT ATGCGTATCCTGTGTCGGAGGTGGTCTACACATGGACCCAGGGAGCAGCCAAGTCGGTGGTGGTGGCAGACGAAGGCTCTCGGCTCAACCAGTATCATCTGATTGGTCAGACTGCAGGAACTGAGGACATCTATACCAGCCGAG GTCAGTACACCGTCATGATGGCTCACTTTTACCTGAAGCGGAAGATCGGGTACTTTGTCATCCAAACCTACATGCCCTGCTTCATGACTGTAATCCTGTCACAAGTCTCCTTCTGGCTCAACCGGGAGTCCGTGCCAGCACGGACTGTTTTCG GGGTGACCACAGTGCTCACCATGACCACGCTCAGCATTAGTGCTCGAAACTCTCTGCCGAAAGTGGCCTACGCTACCGCCATGGACTGGTTCATCGCGGTATGCTACGCATTCGTCTTCTCCGCCCTCATTGAGTTCGCCACAGTTAACTACTTCACCAAGAGGAGCTGGGCATGGGATGGGAAAAAGGCAATGGAGGCTCAACAGCCCAAG AAGAAGGATCCTTTGGCTTTGTCTAAAAAGCCAAATAACACATGTTCAACTGGCGTGAATTATACAACCAACCTTATGAAGGATGCGTCCATCGCCACCATTTCCAATAGCACAGCTGTGCAGCTCAGACCCTGTGAAACCAAGACCCCAGACCCCAAAAAGACTTACAACAGTGTGAGCAAGATTGACAAGATGTCCCGGATAGTATTCCCAGTGCTGTTTGGGACCTTCAACCTGGTGTACTGGGCCACTTATCTCAATAGGGAACCGGTGATCAAAGGAGCTGTGTGA